In Eriocheir sinensis breed Jianghai 21 chromosome 43, ASM2467909v1, whole genome shotgun sequence, the sequence CGAAGAGCAAGCAGTAAGAACAATGGAATcatagtatatataaatgaataaaaataacagAAGTTTGTTCTGTAAGGCAAATCTTCAGTTTATGTATTTTATTAAGTTACATGATTTCCAGCTGCTTTAGGTCGATTATTTCTATCTCTGTTCTGTGTAAACATGGATTGTAATGTAGTGGTTTGTCTTCCAGGGAGGTGGCCAGCAGCGGTTTAATGTTAACGTGCCACATAGGTTTTCGGTTCACTCATATAAGCGATTTACGTTCTGTGACCACTGTGGCTCGTTGCTTTATGGCCTTATTCGTCAGGGTCTTCAGTGTGAAGGTGAGTCCTGTGCTCTTTACCCTACATATACTTTAGAGAGAGTATATTATGAATATAATTTCATATACCTGGAAATAGTGCCTCTGATTTCATGAGAACTTTAGACCATACTGCACTTCCCATATGAATGTTAGTTTTATAGGTCTATGAATGATTATTAGTGACCGTGGTAATTGCCACGTGTAAGATCCTGTGTTTAGAGAGATACTAGTAAAGTGTTTTCAGCTTTTACTTATCTGGAAATAGATTAATTAGTATAGGAAGTGTAGCTAATGAAAATTTGttcaacataatttttttttccagtatgcAACATGAATGTTCACAAGAGATGTCAAAAGAATGTAGCAAATAATTGTGGAATAGATGTAAAGCAGTTATCAGAGATCTTAGCAGTTATGGGTATACGACCTCAAGAACCAGGGAAACGTAATAGAAGGAAAGTAAGTATTGATATaaaaaatagatttttttttcattttccttgcaAACAAAATTTGTGCTGATATTACCTCACTACAACTTCAAATATTATTGGAGTTTTCATTTCCAagagaaattttttttttatgacatcTGATTTacacatctttttctcttccagccAATTGGTGAGCAATCAAAATTTCCTTCAACCCCTGGCTCAGTAAGTGTACAAGGAAGTATTAGTGAAACTGAGGAGTCAGGCATGATgaaggatgaagacgaggagcTAAGGCTAAGGCTGGAGGCTCAGCGCGTCATGGATGAAATGATGAAGGACCGATGTCAACACGAGGATCAAGGACCTAGGCGTAAGTACTTTTAGTAATTGATTAGTTTGTTTGGGAATTCTTATTATTCATCTTGTATTCATGTTTTCCTCTGTGATAAGTTGTAAGGTTACAAAATTGAAGAGTGAAGTgatttttttgtacatttttatcaTATGGAGATTATGTCACCTCAGCTATGTTTGGTATAATAATGAACAAGCTGCAGTAGAAAAAACAATGAATAACTTTCGGGAATGTTGTTTGGTAAATGAAACAAAAATACTTTTACATTTCTATGAAAGCAATAGTTACTTGTGTCATATTTATGTTTAGTAAATTAAATGCAAGTGCCTTTTCCATATTCTATATACGCAACTTTTTACTGTTAGGTGGAATTATTCATATCAtaaataggtgtttgtttgtatttcaGTATGTCTAGACATTCTCAGTCAAATTTATAATTAACAGATATTAAGAGAATGAATTAAAGGTCAGAATTACTAAATGCTGGTTACAAAGTTAGAGGCATTTGGAAGAAATAAGAGTAGGTTTGAAGTAATGAATCATATATTTCTATATGAAAATAATCAAGTTTTATACTTTGAACAGCTCAAGCACTAGACACCAATCTGGATGCAGTGATGGGAAAGTTGGGTTTAGATGACTTCAACTTTATTAAAGTTCTGGGCAAAGGAAGTTTTGGAAAAGTTATGTTGGCAGAACTAAAAGGAACAGATGAAGTTTATGCTGTCAAGGTCAGTTTTATGTTATAGTATTAATTTCCTAAACTAAAATGATTATATTGAGAAGAAATCTCTCcctgtttattgtttatttcctGAGTTTAAGAATTTTTGAAAGATTTATTCATTCCCATTTACTTTAAGTCTAGAGAGTTTTACTGCTCTGCCTTGCTGAACTTATTTCTTTGATTACGTAATTTTAGAACTATTTACTTCACCCTCACTCTAAAAGGCCTTGATGTCTTTCCACAGGTGCTGAAAAAGGATGTAATCCTTCAAGACGATGATGTAGAGTGTACAATGACAGAGCGACGTATCTTAGACATGGCTGCTCGCCACCCGTTCCTCACAGCTCTCCACTCCTGCTTCCAGACACAGGTAACTGCTACTCTAAGTGTGTGCAGGCATATATCCTCAccctgatattctctctctctctctctctctctctctctctctctctctctctctctctctctctctctctctctctctctctctctctctctctctctctctctctctctctctctctctctctctctctctctctctctctctctctctctctctctctctctattattattatttttattattatcattaaacaCATTGCAGTAGGTAGagtcaataaaataaaaatgcttTGTACAAAAAATCTATCCCCAACACGTGTAAGGTACAGATAATTTAGGATATGGGGAGTGATAAGTAGATGGACAATGGAAATATACATCatacgtttttttcccttttcaggaCCGATTGTTCTTCGTTATGGAGTACGTGAATGGAGGCGATCTCATGTTCCAGATTCAGAAGGCTCGCAAGTTTACAGAGCCAAGAGCTAGATTTTATGCTGCTGAAGTCACGTTGGCTCTCCAGTTCCTTCATAAAAGGGGTGTTATTTACAGGTGGGTTGAGAGCAGATGTGAAGAAAGTTGATCTTTTTTAGTTGATAGGAAGTCTGAAATGAAGTTACTATcaccattttcattatttttatcatattttttgtaTGTTATATAGACTACGGTTACATGTGTTTGTTGGGTTTGTTTGCTTCGTGGTGGCTCTCTGTTTTGCTCATTTTTAAGCATCAGTTGTTTATCCTTGCCCACCAAGGCTCATTATTCATCTCTCCACACAGGCTGGTTAATTACCTTAGAAAGTTATTCTTATCTCAAAATAGTGACAAATCTACAAAAGATAATGAATCCTGAAAATACATTATAAACCTACACCTTTTTATTTCATAACATGAAACAAAGCCAACAGTTGCATTCTTTATGTCTAACATAGTTAAGTATAGGAAATGAGGATGAATGACATTAATTTGCTGTTATTTTGCAGGGATTTGAAATTAGACAATATTCTTCTTGATAGTGAAGGCCATTGTAAGATAGCAGATTTTGGTATGTGCAAAGAAGGCATCAAAGATAATGCGACAACCTCCACTTTCTGTGGAACTCCTGACTACATAGCACCAGAGGTAAGGACAGGATTTACTTTCTAATTGTCTGGATCAAAACCAGTCAATTAGtttcttacatatttttcttacataattttcttttgAACTTATTTTCTAATTGGATGATGTGTATGCTCCCTCCATATTACAATTTGACTTTAATATAAAGATATTCACACTTAATAGACATTGTTTTAATATTGTATTTGACTATAGTTACTATATTAAATTATTTCTTGACAGATCCTGAAAGAGTTGGACTATGGTGCCAGTGTTGACTGGTGGGCTCTGGGAGTCCTCATGTATGAAATGATGGCAGGACAGCCACCATTTGAGGCTGACAATGAGGACGATCTGTTTGAAAGTATTCTTCATGAAGAAGTCTTGTATCCGGTGTGGCTCTCAAAGGAAGCCGTTTCTATTCTTAAAGGAGTAAGTTCAACTCATTGCTTCATATCATGTGTGAGGTAGCAACTGAGAGCATTTGGGCAAGGGAACCAACTCTTGATGTGTACTTGTCAGATGATGAAGATTGTGACTTATTTTGTTAATTGAGAAATATGAGTTCATGCAGTTTCTTATCACTCCTATAAATCAAATCCCCCAAATACTTAACACCATGTTCTCCCTTTGTTGGGACATCTGCAGTTTATGACCAAGGAGCCATCAAAGCGACTGGGTTGTGTCATGGAGCGTGGTGGTGAACAGGCCATCAGAAAC encodes:
- the LOC127010361 gene encoding protein kinase C-like, whose amino-acid sequence is MFTGTIRVKICEATDLRRTDCMSRHFLVTGVGKGPQDQTLDPYVSLDVDEVHWNKTQPRQKTFTPVWNEWFEHEVDGAAHLGLKIFHDSAVGNDDFVANATVPFDEIYGDNKTRADMWVDLEPQGKLHVVIELKWVEPEDGSVRPREFRERQGFNRRRGAMRRRVHQVNGHKFMATFLRQPTFCSHCREFIWGIGKQGYQCQVCTCVIHKRCHQSVVTRCPGSKSAEAIVTEEQAGGGQQRFNVNVPHRFSVHSYKRFTFCDHCGSLLYGLIRQGLQCEVCNMNVHKRCQKNVANNCGIDVKQLSEILAVMGIRPQEPGKRNRRKPIGEQSKFPSTPGSVSVQGSISETEESGMMKDEDEELRLRLEAQRVMDEMMKDRCQHEDQGPRPQALDTNLDAVMGKLGLDDFNFIKVLGKGSFGKVMLAELKGTDEVYAVKVLKKDVILQDDDVECTMTERRILDMAARHPFLTALHSCFQTQDRLFFVMEYVNGGDLMFQIQKARKFTEPRARFYAAEVTLALQFLHKRGVIYRDLKLDNILLDSEGHCKIADFGMCKEGIKDNATTSTFCGTPDYIAPEILKELDYGASVDWWALGVLMYEMMAGQPPFEADNEDDLFESILHEEVLYPVWLSKEAVSILKGFMTKEPSKRLGCVMERGGEQAIRNHKFFRDIDWDALEQRKVKPPFTPKVKGKKDAVNFDTEFTKEEPILTPINQEVVRAINQDEFRGFSCVNPAFKPAAAAPCQA